Proteins from a single region of Larus michahellis chromosome 13, bLarMic1.1, whole genome shotgun sequence:
- the ACAD10 gene encoding acyl-CoA dehydrogenase family member 10 isoform X2 produces MGPDTAGRCHRAPGRPTEMKHRFRLPHLSPLTPPGSRRRRDDERGGDNDDAATTAAEEEDGEGVRERRPAASREISGMYLRGIARTPYLLCAGIRQHPQGLIRRRRSGWCHYKAVIFDASGVLLPSPYKTAVDWEARNCIPAGTIQQAMLSGGESSPSLKYTRGELTAVEFLQELGQKCFEIANVCVPVDSFLLDLIRNEMIKQLPIMAEAVQCIRAEGLKTALLSNSFCLLNGESFPLLDRKHFDVVESYREGMHKPDPRIYKLCLERLGVQPQESIFLDSSSQNLKAAAQHGIKTVKVDDPEVAFKELETYLGFPLQGFVPNTCSVRPSMEIPKDRLQKYLENVLSDQATGPLALRQFGHGQSTQTYYVKFGDRLLVLKKEPSDRLHPSGSAVRREYRVLKALYEAGVPVPTVLAVCEDRSTLGTPFYLMEHCAGHVFRDISLPTLQPSQRRAIYAAMSQVLSKIHSVDLRAAKLEDLGEHANYIQRQVETWTKQYRAMETHVIPAMERLIEWLPLHFPESQKTTVVHGDFRMDNLVFHPDRPEVLAVLGWKLSTLGDPISDLANNCMAYFLPPHFNALRGLRKCDLGHLGIPTAEEYSQMYCDHMGVEHPENWNFYMAFAFFRLAATLQGLYKRSLAGRPAPGEGSPEDAEFVANLAWDFAIKEGFRVFDSLPTTKPLARCYSTLASRGLFLRRSYGTWPRPGADLEPRVALVTPPTSLLGMAPGLSCKLEKIMGVQWSFLISQLRWTPRPLLELKAESARTKAAALMKTVQAMDEDSQVSGAEHLSGADPSLVLHLDLSSMSG; encoded by the exons ATGGGCCCGGACACCGCGGGCCGCTGCCACCGCGCTCCGGGGAGGCCAACGGAGATGAAACACCGCTTCCGCCTCCCGCACCTTTCCCCTCTGACCCCGCCGGGGTCACGCCGGCGACGCGATGACGAAAGAGGCGGCGACAACGACGACGCGGCAACgacggcggcggaggaggaggacggTGAGGGGGTCCGCGAGCGGCGCCCGGCTGCTTCTCGCGAGATTTCCGG CATGTACCTGAGGGGCATTGCCCGCACCCCTTACCTGCTCTGTGCTGGGATCCGGCAGCACCCGCAGGGCTTAATCCGGCGGAGGCGATCTGGATGGTGCCATTATAAAGCTGTGATCTTTGACGCCAGCGGAGTGCTCCTCCCGTCCCCTTACAAGACAGCTGTGG ACTGGGAGGCCCGGAATTGTATTCCAGCCGGCACCATCCAGCAAGCTATGCTCTCTGGAGGGGAAAGTAGTCCCTCTCTGAAGTACACAAGAGGAGAGCTGACGGCTGTGGAGTTTTTGCAGGAATTGGGACAGAAGTGCTTTGAGATT GCAAATGTCTGTGTTCCAGTGGACTCTTTTCTCTTGGACTTAATCAGAAATGAGATGATAAAACAGCTCCCCATAATGGCAGAAGCAGTACAGTGTATCCGTGCAGAAGGTCTTAAGACAGCTCTTCTAAGCAACAGCTTCTGTCTGCTGAATGGAGAGAGCTTTCCGCTGCTGGACCGAAAGCACTTTGATGTG GTTGAATCTTATCGGGAAGGAATGCACAAGCCAGATCCTCGTATCTACAAGCTGTGCTTGGAGCGGTTGGGCGTTCAGCCCCAGGAATCCATCTTCCTCGACAGCAGCAGCCAGAACCTAAAAGCAGCAGCCCAGCATGGCATTAAAACAGTCAAG GTCGATGATCCAGAAGTAGCATTCAAAGAGCTGGAAACCTATCTGGGTTTTCCTTTGCAAGGGTTTGTTCCAAATACTTGTTCAGTGAGACCAAGCATGGAAATCCCAAAAGATCGTCTGCAAAAGTACCTTGAAAATGTTCTCAGTGACCAAGCAACAG GCCCGCTAGCGTTACGGCAGTTTGGCCACGGACAGTCTACCCAGACCTATTATGTCAAGTTTGGAGATCGCTTGCTAGTGCTGAAGAAGGAGCCCTCTGACAGGCTGCATCCCTCGGGCTCTGCTGTCAGAAGGGAATACAG GGTACTGAAGGCACTCTATGAGGCTGGTGTTCCTGTTCCCACCGTACTTGCTGTCTGCGAGGACAGAAG CACTCTTGGCACACCTTTCTACCTGATGGAGCACTGTGCTGGCCACGTCTTCAGGGACATCTCCCTCCCCACACTGCAGCCTAGCCAGCGGAGAGCTATTTATGCTGCCATGAGTCAAGTCCTCTCCAAGATCCACAGTGTAGACCTCAGAGCAGCCAAACTGGAGGACCTTGGGGAGCATG CTAATTACATTCAGCGACAAGTTGAGACCTGGACAAAGCAGTATCGAGCCATGGAAACTCATGTTATCCCAGCCATGGAGAGGCTCATCGAGTGGCTGCCTCTGCATTTTCCTGAATCTCAGAAGACGACAGTTGTGCATGGTGATTTCAG GATGGACAACCTGGTCTTTCATCCAGACAGGCCAGAAGTCCTTGCTGTCCTTGGCTGGAAGCTTTCAACTCTAGGAGATCCCATCTCTGATTTGGCGAATAACTGTATGGCCTACTTCCTGCCACCTCACTTTAATGCACTGAGAG GCTTGAGGAAGTGTGATTTGGGACACCTGGGAATCCCTACAGCAGAGGAGTATTCCCAGATGTACTGTGACCACATGGGAGTGGAGCACCCTGAGAACTGGAATTTCTACATGGCCTTTGCCTTTTTCCGACTGGCTGCAACGCTGCAGGGACTCTACAAACGCTCTCTGGCAG GGAGGCCAGCTCCAGGTGAAGGCAGCCCAGAGGATGCAGAGTTTGTGGCCAACCTGGCTTGGGATTTCGCCATAAAAGAAGGATTCCGTGTCTTTGACAGCCTCCCCACCACAAAGCCTCTCGCACGTTGTTACAGCACCTTGGCCAGTCGAGGGCTGTTCCTCCGCAGGAGCTATGGTACCTGGCCACGGCCTGGGGCAGATCTTGAGCCCAGAGTTGCCCTGGTCACACCCCCCACCAGCCTGCTGGGGATGGCCCCGGGTCTTTCCTGCAAACTGGAAAAGATCATGGGTGTCCAATGGAGTTTTCTGATTTCCCAGCTCAGATGGACTCCACGTCCTCTTCTAGAGTTGAAG GCAGAGAGTGCCAGGACCAAAGCAGCGGCTCTGATGAAGACTGTACAGGCTATGGATGAGGATAGCCAG GTCTCTGGAGCAGAACATCTCAGCGGTGCAGACCCCAGCCTGGTGCTTCACTTGGACCTGAGCTCCATGTCTGGCTGA
- the ACAD10 gene encoding acyl-CoA dehydrogenase family member 10 isoform X1 gives MGPDTAGRCHRAPGRPTEMKHRFRLPHLSPLTPPGSRRRRDDERGGDNDDAATTAAEEEDGEGVRERRPAASREISGMYLRGIARTPYLLCAGIRQHPQGLIRRRRSGWCHYKAVIFDASGVLLPSPYKTAVDWEARNCIPAGTIQQAMLSGGESSPSLKYTRGELTAVEFLQELGQKCFEIANVCVPVDSFLLDLIRNEMIKQLPIMAEAVQCIRAEGLKTALLSNSFCLLNGESFPLLDRKHFDVVESYREGMHKPDPRIYKLCLERLGVQPQESIFLDSSSQNLKAAAQHGIKTVKVDDPEVAFKELETYLGFPLQGFVPNTCSVRPSMEIPKDRLQKYLENVLSDQATGPLALRQFGHGQSTQTYYVKFGDRLLVLKKEPSDRLHPSGSAVRREYRVLKALYEAGVPVPTVLAVCEDRSTLGTPFYLMEHCAGHVFRDISLPTLQPSQRRAIYAAMSQVLSKIHSVDLRAAKLEDLGEHANYIQRQVETWTKQYRAMETHVIPAMERLIEWLPLHFPESQKTTVVHGDFRMDNLVFHPDRPEVLAVLGWKLSTLGDPISDLANNCMAYFLPPHFNALRGLRKCDLGHLGIPTAEEYSQMYCDHMGVEHPENWNFYMAFAFFRLAATLQGLYKRSLAGRPAPGEGSPEDAEFVANLAWDFAIKEGFRVFDSLPTTKPLARCYSTLASRGLFLRRSYGTWPRPGADLEPRVALVTPPTSLLGMAPGLSCKLEKIMGVQWSFLISQLRWTPRPLLELKAESARTKAAALMKTVQAMDEDSQKERGIAVWGSRGVICPVCCGIPGLWSRTSQRCRPQPGASLGPELHVWLKVLRGSQDSTLQTGAEPLATALGSLGCENKPAALAWERSC, from the exons ATGGGCCCGGACACCGCGGGCCGCTGCCACCGCGCTCCGGGGAGGCCAACGGAGATGAAACACCGCTTCCGCCTCCCGCACCTTTCCCCTCTGACCCCGCCGGGGTCACGCCGGCGACGCGATGACGAAAGAGGCGGCGACAACGACGACGCGGCAACgacggcggcggaggaggaggacggTGAGGGGGTCCGCGAGCGGCGCCCGGCTGCTTCTCGCGAGATTTCCGG CATGTACCTGAGGGGCATTGCCCGCACCCCTTACCTGCTCTGTGCTGGGATCCGGCAGCACCCGCAGGGCTTAATCCGGCGGAGGCGATCTGGATGGTGCCATTATAAAGCTGTGATCTTTGACGCCAGCGGAGTGCTCCTCCCGTCCCCTTACAAGACAGCTGTGG ACTGGGAGGCCCGGAATTGTATTCCAGCCGGCACCATCCAGCAAGCTATGCTCTCTGGAGGGGAAAGTAGTCCCTCTCTGAAGTACACAAGAGGAGAGCTGACGGCTGTGGAGTTTTTGCAGGAATTGGGACAGAAGTGCTTTGAGATT GCAAATGTCTGTGTTCCAGTGGACTCTTTTCTCTTGGACTTAATCAGAAATGAGATGATAAAACAGCTCCCCATAATGGCAGAAGCAGTACAGTGTATCCGTGCAGAAGGTCTTAAGACAGCTCTTCTAAGCAACAGCTTCTGTCTGCTGAATGGAGAGAGCTTTCCGCTGCTGGACCGAAAGCACTTTGATGTG GTTGAATCTTATCGGGAAGGAATGCACAAGCCAGATCCTCGTATCTACAAGCTGTGCTTGGAGCGGTTGGGCGTTCAGCCCCAGGAATCCATCTTCCTCGACAGCAGCAGCCAGAACCTAAAAGCAGCAGCCCAGCATGGCATTAAAACAGTCAAG GTCGATGATCCAGAAGTAGCATTCAAAGAGCTGGAAACCTATCTGGGTTTTCCTTTGCAAGGGTTTGTTCCAAATACTTGTTCAGTGAGACCAAGCATGGAAATCCCAAAAGATCGTCTGCAAAAGTACCTTGAAAATGTTCTCAGTGACCAAGCAACAG GCCCGCTAGCGTTACGGCAGTTTGGCCACGGACAGTCTACCCAGACCTATTATGTCAAGTTTGGAGATCGCTTGCTAGTGCTGAAGAAGGAGCCCTCTGACAGGCTGCATCCCTCGGGCTCTGCTGTCAGAAGGGAATACAG GGTACTGAAGGCACTCTATGAGGCTGGTGTTCCTGTTCCCACCGTACTTGCTGTCTGCGAGGACAGAAG CACTCTTGGCACACCTTTCTACCTGATGGAGCACTGTGCTGGCCACGTCTTCAGGGACATCTCCCTCCCCACACTGCAGCCTAGCCAGCGGAGAGCTATTTATGCTGCCATGAGTCAAGTCCTCTCCAAGATCCACAGTGTAGACCTCAGAGCAGCCAAACTGGAGGACCTTGGGGAGCATG CTAATTACATTCAGCGACAAGTTGAGACCTGGACAAAGCAGTATCGAGCCATGGAAACTCATGTTATCCCAGCCATGGAGAGGCTCATCGAGTGGCTGCCTCTGCATTTTCCTGAATCTCAGAAGACGACAGTTGTGCATGGTGATTTCAG GATGGACAACCTGGTCTTTCATCCAGACAGGCCAGAAGTCCTTGCTGTCCTTGGCTGGAAGCTTTCAACTCTAGGAGATCCCATCTCTGATTTGGCGAATAACTGTATGGCCTACTTCCTGCCACCTCACTTTAATGCACTGAGAG GCTTGAGGAAGTGTGATTTGGGACACCTGGGAATCCCTACAGCAGAGGAGTATTCCCAGATGTACTGTGACCACATGGGAGTGGAGCACCCTGAGAACTGGAATTTCTACATGGCCTTTGCCTTTTTCCGACTGGCTGCAACGCTGCAGGGACTCTACAAACGCTCTCTGGCAG GGAGGCCAGCTCCAGGTGAAGGCAGCCCAGAGGATGCAGAGTTTGTGGCCAACCTGGCTTGGGATTTCGCCATAAAAGAAGGATTCCGTGTCTTTGACAGCCTCCCCACCACAAAGCCTCTCGCACGTTGTTACAGCACCTTGGCCAGTCGAGGGCTGTTCCTCCGCAGGAGCTATGGTACCTGGCCACGGCCTGGGGCAGATCTTGAGCCCAGAGTTGCCCTGGTCACACCCCCCACCAGCCTGCTGGGGATGGCCCCGGGTCTTTCCTGCAAACTGGAAAAGATCATGGGTGTCCAATGGAGTTTTCTGATTTCCCAGCTCAGATGGACTCCACGTCCTCTTCTAGAGTTGAAG GCAGAGAGTGCCAGGACCAAAGCAGCGGCTCTGATGAAGACTGTACAGGCTATGGATGAGGATAGCCAG AAGGAACGAGGCATTGCAGTATGGGGCTCACGAGGGGTGATTTGTCCTGTCTGTTGTGGGATCCCAG GTCTCTGGAGCAGAACATCTCAGCGGTGCAGACCCCAGCCTGGTGCTTCACTTGGACCTGAGCTCCATGTCTGGCTGAAGGTCCTGCGTGGTTCACAGGACAGCACTCTCCAAACCGGAGCTGAACCACTAGCCACAGCGCTGGGGAGCCTCGGATGCGAGAACAAACCAGCCGCTTTGGCATGGGAGAGGTCATGCTAA
- the ACAD10 gene encoding acyl-CoA dehydrogenase family member 10 isoform X4, which translates to MGPDTAGRCHRAPGRPTEMKHRFRLPHLSPLTPPGSRRRRDDERGGDNDDAATTAAEEEDGEGVRERRPAASREISGMYLRGIARTPYLLCAGIRQHPQGLIRRRRSGWCHYKAVIFDASGVLLPSPYKTAVDWEARNCIPAGTIQQAMLSGGESSPSLKYTRGELTAVEFLQELGQKCFEIANVCVPVDSFLLDLIRNEMIKQLPIMAEAVQCIRAEGLKTALLSNSFCLLNGESFPLLDRKHFDVVESYREGMHKPDPRIYKLCLERLGVQPQESIFLDSSSQNLKAAAQHGIKTVKVDDPEVAFKELETYLGFPLQGFVPNTCSVRPSMEIPKDRLQKYLENVLSDQATGPLALRQFGHGQSTQTYYVKFGDRLLVLKKEPSDRLHPSGSAVRREYRVLKALYEAGVPVPTVLAVCEDRSTLGTPFYLMEHCAGHVFRDISLPTLQPSQRRAIYAAMSQVLSKIHSVDLRAAKLEDLGEHANYIQRQVETWTKQYRAMETHVIPAMERLIEWLPLHFPESQKTTVVHGDFRMDNLVFHPDRPEVLAVLGWKLSTLGDPISDLANNCMAYFLPPHFNALRGLRKCDLGHLGIPTAEEYSQMYCDHMGVEHPENWNFYMAFAFFRLAATLQGLYKRSLAGRPAPGEGSPEDAEFVANLAWDFAIKEGFRVFDSLPTTKPLARCYSTLASRGLFLRRSYGTWPRPGADLEPRVALVTPPTSLLGMAPGLSCKLEKIMGVQWSFLISQLRWTPRPLLELKVSAEDTEELSPERGLAGAQL; encoded by the exons ATGGGCCCGGACACCGCGGGCCGCTGCCACCGCGCTCCGGGGAGGCCAACGGAGATGAAACACCGCTTCCGCCTCCCGCACCTTTCCCCTCTGACCCCGCCGGGGTCACGCCGGCGACGCGATGACGAAAGAGGCGGCGACAACGACGACGCGGCAACgacggcggcggaggaggaggacggTGAGGGGGTCCGCGAGCGGCGCCCGGCTGCTTCTCGCGAGATTTCCGG CATGTACCTGAGGGGCATTGCCCGCACCCCTTACCTGCTCTGTGCTGGGATCCGGCAGCACCCGCAGGGCTTAATCCGGCGGAGGCGATCTGGATGGTGCCATTATAAAGCTGTGATCTTTGACGCCAGCGGAGTGCTCCTCCCGTCCCCTTACAAGACAGCTGTGG ACTGGGAGGCCCGGAATTGTATTCCAGCCGGCACCATCCAGCAAGCTATGCTCTCTGGAGGGGAAAGTAGTCCCTCTCTGAAGTACACAAGAGGAGAGCTGACGGCTGTGGAGTTTTTGCAGGAATTGGGACAGAAGTGCTTTGAGATT GCAAATGTCTGTGTTCCAGTGGACTCTTTTCTCTTGGACTTAATCAGAAATGAGATGATAAAACAGCTCCCCATAATGGCAGAAGCAGTACAGTGTATCCGTGCAGAAGGTCTTAAGACAGCTCTTCTAAGCAACAGCTTCTGTCTGCTGAATGGAGAGAGCTTTCCGCTGCTGGACCGAAAGCACTTTGATGTG GTTGAATCTTATCGGGAAGGAATGCACAAGCCAGATCCTCGTATCTACAAGCTGTGCTTGGAGCGGTTGGGCGTTCAGCCCCAGGAATCCATCTTCCTCGACAGCAGCAGCCAGAACCTAAAAGCAGCAGCCCAGCATGGCATTAAAACAGTCAAG GTCGATGATCCAGAAGTAGCATTCAAAGAGCTGGAAACCTATCTGGGTTTTCCTTTGCAAGGGTTTGTTCCAAATACTTGTTCAGTGAGACCAAGCATGGAAATCCCAAAAGATCGTCTGCAAAAGTACCTTGAAAATGTTCTCAGTGACCAAGCAACAG GCCCGCTAGCGTTACGGCAGTTTGGCCACGGACAGTCTACCCAGACCTATTATGTCAAGTTTGGAGATCGCTTGCTAGTGCTGAAGAAGGAGCCCTCTGACAGGCTGCATCCCTCGGGCTCTGCTGTCAGAAGGGAATACAG GGTACTGAAGGCACTCTATGAGGCTGGTGTTCCTGTTCCCACCGTACTTGCTGTCTGCGAGGACAGAAG CACTCTTGGCACACCTTTCTACCTGATGGAGCACTGTGCTGGCCACGTCTTCAGGGACATCTCCCTCCCCACACTGCAGCCTAGCCAGCGGAGAGCTATTTATGCTGCCATGAGTCAAGTCCTCTCCAAGATCCACAGTGTAGACCTCAGAGCAGCCAAACTGGAGGACCTTGGGGAGCATG CTAATTACATTCAGCGACAAGTTGAGACCTGGACAAAGCAGTATCGAGCCATGGAAACTCATGTTATCCCAGCCATGGAGAGGCTCATCGAGTGGCTGCCTCTGCATTTTCCTGAATCTCAGAAGACGACAGTTGTGCATGGTGATTTCAG GATGGACAACCTGGTCTTTCATCCAGACAGGCCAGAAGTCCTTGCTGTCCTTGGCTGGAAGCTTTCAACTCTAGGAGATCCCATCTCTGATTTGGCGAATAACTGTATGGCCTACTTCCTGCCACCTCACTTTAATGCACTGAGAG GCTTGAGGAAGTGTGATTTGGGACACCTGGGAATCCCTACAGCAGAGGAGTATTCCCAGATGTACTGTGACCACATGGGAGTGGAGCACCCTGAGAACTGGAATTTCTACATGGCCTTTGCCTTTTTCCGACTGGCTGCAACGCTGCAGGGACTCTACAAACGCTCTCTGGCAG GGAGGCCAGCTCCAGGTGAAGGCAGCCCAGAGGATGCAGAGTTTGTGGCCAACCTGGCTTGGGATTTCGCCATAAAAGAAGGATTCCGTGTCTTTGACAGCCTCCCCACCACAAAGCCTCTCGCACGTTGTTACAGCACCTTGGCCAGTCGAGGGCTGTTCCTCCGCAGGAGCTATGGTACCTGGCCACGGCCTGGGGCAGATCTTGAGCCCAGAGTTGCCCTGGTCACACCCCCCACCAGCCTGCTGGGGATGGCCCCGGGTCTTTCCTGCAAACTGGAAAAGATCATGGGTGTCCAATGGAGTTTTCTGATTTCCCAGCTCAGATGGACTCCACGTCCTCTTCTAGAGTTGAAG GTATCAGCAGAAGACACAGAGGAGCTTAGCCCTGAGCGAGGCTTGGCTGGAGCTCAGCTCTGA
- the ACAD10 gene encoding acyl-CoA dehydrogenase family member 10 isoform X3 — MGLLQIFCSMYLRGIARTPYLLCAGIRQHPQGLIRRRRSGWCHYKAVIFDASGVLLPSPYKTAVDWEARNCIPAGTIQQAMLSGGESSPSLKYTRGELTAVEFLQELGQKCFEIANVCVPVDSFLLDLIRNEMIKQLPIMAEAVQCIRAEGLKTALLSNSFCLLNGESFPLLDRKHFDVVESYREGMHKPDPRIYKLCLERLGVQPQESIFLDSSSQNLKAAAQHGIKTVKVDDPEVAFKELETYLGFPLQGFVPNTCSVRPSMEIPKDRLQKYLENVLSDQATGPLALRQFGHGQSTQTYYVKFGDRLLVLKKEPSDRLHPSGSAVRREYRVLKALYEAGVPVPTVLAVCEDRSTLGTPFYLMEHCAGHVFRDISLPTLQPSQRRAIYAAMSQVLSKIHSVDLRAAKLEDLGEHANYIQRQVETWTKQYRAMETHVIPAMERLIEWLPLHFPESQKTTVVHGDFRMDNLVFHPDRPEVLAVLGWKLSTLGDPISDLANNCMAYFLPPHFNALRGLRKCDLGHLGIPTAEEYSQMYCDHMGVEHPENWNFYMAFAFFRLAATLQGLYKRSLAGRPAPGEGSPEDAEFVANLAWDFAIKEGFRVFDSLPTTKPLARCYSTLASRGLFLRRSYGTWPRPGADLEPRVALVTPPTSLLGMAPGLSCKLEKIMGVQWSFLISQLRWTPRPLLELKAESARTKAAALMKTVQAMDEDSQKERGIAVWGSRGVICPVCCGIPGLWSRTSQRCRPQPGASLGPELHVWLKVLRGSQDSTLQTGAEPLATALGSLGCENKPAALAWERSC; from the exons ATGGGCCTGTTGCAAATTTTCTGCAGCATGTACCTGAGGGGCATTGCCCGCACCCCTTACCTGCTCTGTGCTGGGATCCGGCAGCACCCGCAGGGCTTAATCCGGCGGAGGCGATCTGGATGGTGCCATTATAAAGCTGTGATCTTTGACGCCAGCGGAGTGCTCCTCCCGTCCCCTTACAAGACAGCTGTGG ACTGGGAGGCCCGGAATTGTATTCCAGCCGGCACCATCCAGCAAGCTATGCTCTCTGGAGGGGAAAGTAGTCCCTCTCTGAAGTACACAAGAGGAGAGCTGACGGCTGTGGAGTTTTTGCAGGAATTGGGACAGAAGTGCTTTGAGATT GCAAATGTCTGTGTTCCAGTGGACTCTTTTCTCTTGGACTTAATCAGAAATGAGATGATAAAACAGCTCCCCATAATGGCAGAAGCAGTACAGTGTATCCGTGCAGAAGGTCTTAAGACAGCTCTTCTAAGCAACAGCTTCTGTCTGCTGAATGGAGAGAGCTTTCCGCTGCTGGACCGAAAGCACTTTGATGTG GTTGAATCTTATCGGGAAGGAATGCACAAGCCAGATCCTCGTATCTACAAGCTGTGCTTGGAGCGGTTGGGCGTTCAGCCCCAGGAATCCATCTTCCTCGACAGCAGCAGCCAGAACCTAAAAGCAGCAGCCCAGCATGGCATTAAAACAGTCAAG GTCGATGATCCAGAAGTAGCATTCAAAGAGCTGGAAACCTATCTGGGTTTTCCTTTGCAAGGGTTTGTTCCAAATACTTGTTCAGTGAGACCAAGCATGGAAATCCCAAAAGATCGTCTGCAAAAGTACCTTGAAAATGTTCTCAGTGACCAAGCAACAG GCCCGCTAGCGTTACGGCAGTTTGGCCACGGACAGTCTACCCAGACCTATTATGTCAAGTTTGGAGATCGCTTGCTAGTGCTGAAGAAGGAGCCCTCTGACAGGCTGCATCCCTCGGGCTCTGCTGTCAGAAGGGAATACAG GGTACTGAAGGCACTCTATGAGGCTGGTGTTCCTGTTCCCACCGTACTTGCTGTCTGCGAGGACAGAAG CACTCTTGGCACACCTTTCTACCTGATGGAGCACTGTGCTGGCCACGTCTTCAGGGACATCTCCCTCCCCACACTGCAGCCTAGCCAGCGGAGAGCTATTTATGCTGCCATGAGTCAAGTCCTCTCCAAGATCCACAGTGTAGACCTCAGAGCAGCCAAACTGGAGGACCTTGGGGAGCATG CTAATTACATTCAGCGACAAGTTGAGACCTGGACAAAGCAGTATCGAGCCATGGAAACTCATGTTATCCCAGCCATGGAGAGGCTCATCGAGTGGCTGCCTCTGCATTTTCCTGAATCTCAGAAGACGACAGTTGTGCATGGTGATTTCAG GATGGACAACCTGGTCTTTCATCCAGACAGGCCAGAAGTCCTTGCTGTCCTTGGCTGGAAGCTTTCAACTCTAGGAGATCCCATCTCTGATTTGGCGAATAACTGTATGGCCTACTTCCTGCCACCTCACTTTAATGCACTGAGAG GCTTGAGGAAGTGTGATTTGGGACACCTGGGAATCCCTACAGCAGAGGAGTATTCCCAGATGTACTGTGACCACATGGGAGTGGAGCACCCTGAGAACTGGAATTTCTACATGGCCTTTGCCTTTTTCCGACTGGCTGCAACGCTGCAGGGACTCTACAAACGCTCTCTGGCAG GGAGGCCAGCTCCAGGTGAAGGCAGCCCAGAGGATGCAGAGTTTGTGGCCAACCTGGCTTGGGATTTCGCCATAAAAGAAGGATTCCGTGTCTTTGACAGCCTCCCCACCACAAAGCCTCTCGCACGTTGTTACAGCACCTTGGCCAGTCGAGGGCTGTTCCTCCGCAGGAGCTATGGTACCTGGCCACGGCCTGGGGCAGATCTTGAGCCCAGAGTTGCCCTGGTCACACCCCCCACCAGCCTGCTGGGGATGGCCCCGGGTCTTTCCTGCAAACTGGAAAAGATCATGGGTGTCCAATGGAGTTTTCTGATTTCCCAGCTCAGATGGACTCCACGTCCTCTTCTAGAGTTGAAG GCAGAGAGTGCCAGGACCAAAGCAGCGGCTCTGATGAAGACTGTACAGGCTATGGATGAGGATAGCCAG AAGGAACGAGGCATTGCAGTATGGGGCTCACGAGGGGTGATTTGTCCTGTCTGTTGTGGGATCCCAG GTCTCTGGAGCAGAACATCTCAGCGGTGCAGACCCCAGCCTGGTGCTTCACTTGGACCTGAGCTCCATGTCTGGCTGAAGGTCCTGCGTGGTTCACAGGACAGCACTCTCCAAACCGGAGCTGAACCACTAGCCACAGCGCTGGGGAGCCTCGGATGCGAGAACAAACCAGCCGCTTTGGCATGGGAGAGGTCATGCTAA